One Sanguibacter sp. HDW7 DNA window includes the following coding sequences:
- a CDS encoding cytochrome c oxidase subunit 4 produces MKIETRLFAALVPFFLIVALAYGLTSSFEPVGTAALFLLAGLVGMIAGYLWLTARHIDARPEDDPEGEIAEGAGELGTFAPWSWWPLVLAIAASICFLGLAAGWWVFYIGAGFSVIAVTGWVMEYSRGIHAH; encoded by the coding sequence GTGAAGATCGAGACCCGGCTCTTCGCGGCCCTCGTGCCGTTCTTCCTCATCGTTGCGCTCGCCTACGGCCTGACGAGCAGCTTCGAGCCCGTGGGCACCGCTGCGCTGTTCCTGCTCGCGGGGCTTGTCGGCATGATCGCCGGCTATCTCTGGCTCACCGCGCGTCACATCGACGCACGCCCCGAGGACGACCCGGAAGGTGAGATCGCGGAGGGTGCCGGCGAGCTCGGCACCTTTGCCCCGTGGAGCTGGTGGCCGCTGGTTCTCGCGATCGCCGCGTCGATCTGCTTCCTCGGCCTCGCGGCCGGCTGGTGGGTCTTCTACATCGGCGCCGGATTCTCCGTCATCGCGGTGACCGGCTGGGTCATGGAGTACTCGCGCGGCATCCACGCGCACTGA
- the ctaD gene encoding cytochrome c oxidase subunit I, which yields MSAATQTAVPGLAPARKNMGRTIVKWITSTDHKTIGYMYLITSFIFFCIAGVMALVIRAELFEPGIQIVQSKEQYNQLFTMHGTIMLLLFATPLFAGFANVITPLQIGAPDVAFPRLNMFAYWLYLFGGLIACSGFFTRQGAASFGWFGYAPLSNATFSPGLGGDLWVFGLAMGGFGTILGAVNFITTIITMRVPGMTMFRMPVFTWGTLVTSILILMAFPPLAAALFALGADRRLGAQIFNPENGGAILWQHLFWFFGHPEVYIIALPFFGIITEIIPVFSRKPLFGYKGMVYAIIAIAALSVTVWAHHMYVTGAVLLPFFSLMTMAIAVPTGVKFFNWIGTMWRGKLTFDTPMLWALGFLVTFLFGGLTGVILSTPVLDFHLSDSYFVVAHFHYVVFGTVVFAMFAGFYFWWPKFTGRMLNEKLGKVHFWMLFVGFHATFLVQHWLGVAGMPRRYPDYMPEEGFTWMNQVSTYGSFLLAASTLPFLWNVYITWRRAPKVEIDDPWGFGGSLEWATSCPPPRHNFTSVPRIRSERPAFDLHHPEVAAMDYVHGEVSAPQAQPNALGATDDPKGDDK from the coding sequence ATGTCCGCCGCCACCCAGACCGCGGTCCCGGGCCTCGCGCCCGCGCGCAAGAACATGGGGCGCACGATCGTCAAGTGGATCACCTCCACCGACCACAAGACGATCGGCTACATGTACCTCATCACGTCGTTCATCTTCTTCTGCATCGCAGGAGTGATGGCGCTCGTGATCCGTGCCGAGCTCTTCGAGCCCGGCATCCAGATCGTGCAGAGCAAGGAGCAGTACAACCAGCTCTTCACGATGCACGGCACGATCATGCTGCTGCTCTTCGCGACGCCGCTCTTCGCAGGCTTCGCGAACGTCATCACGCCGCTGCAGATCGGTGCCCCCGACGTCGCGTTCCCGCGGCTCAACATGTTCGCGTACTGGCTCTACCTCTTCGGTGGCCTCATCGCGTGCTCAGGCTTCTTCACGCGTCAGGGCGCCGCGTCGTTCGGCTGGTTCGGCTATGCACCGCTGTCGAACGCGACCTTCAGCCCGGGGCTCGGTGGTGACCTCTGGGTCTTCGGCCTCGCCATGGGTGGTTTCGGCACGATCCTCGGTGCCGTCAACTTCATCACGACGATCATCACGATGCGCGTCCCCGGCATGACGATGTTCCGCATGCCCGTCTTCACGTGGGGAACGCTCGTCACGTCGATCCTCATCCTCATGGCGTTCCCGCCGCTCGCCGCCGCGCTCTTCGCGCTCGGTGCCGACCGCCGCCTCGGCGCGCAGATCTTCAACCCGGAGAACGGCGGCGCCATCCTCTGGCAGCACCTCTTCTGGTTCTTCGGCCACCCCGAGGTCTACATCATCGCGCTGCCGTTCTTCGGCATCATCACCGAGATCATCCCGGTCTTCAGCCGCAAGCCGCTCTTCGGCTACAAGGGCATGGTGTACGCGATCATCGCGATCGCCGCGCTCTCCGTCACCGTGTGGGCCCACCACATGTATGTCACGGGCGCCGTGCTCCTGCCGTTCTTCTCGCTCATGACGATGGCGATCGCCGTCCCGACAGGCGTGAAGTTCTTCAACTGGATCGGCACGATGTGGCGAGGGAAGCTCACCTTCGACACCCCCATGCTCTGGGCGCTCGGCTTCCTCGTGACGTTCCTCTTCGGTGGCCTCACGGGTGTCATCCTCTCGACGCCGGTGCTCGACTTCCACCTGTCGGACTCCTACTTCGTCGTCGCGCACTTCCACTACGTCGTCTTCGGCACCGTGGTCTTCGCGATGTTCGCCGGCTTCTACTTCTGGTGGCCCAAGTTCACGGGCCGCATGCTCAACGAGAAGCTCGGCAAGGTCCACTTCTGGATGCTCTTCGTCGGCTTCCACGCGACCTTCCTCGTCCAGCACTGGCTCGGCGTCGCGGGCATGCCGCGCCGCTACCCGGACTACATGCCGGAGGAGGGCTTCACCTGGATGAACCAGGTCTCGACCTACGGCTCGTTCCTCCTGGCCGCCTCGACGCTGCCGTTCCTCTGGAACGTCTACATCACCTGGCGCCGAGCGCCCAAGGTCGAGATCGACGACCCGTGGGGCTTCGGCGGCTCGCTCGAGTGGGCGACCTCCTGCCCGCCTCCGCGCCACAACTTCACCTCGGTGCCGCGCATCCGCTCGGAGCGCCCGGCCTTCGACCTCCACCACCCGGAGGTCGCCGCGATGGACTACGTCCACGGCGAGGTGTCCGCACCGCAGGCCCAGCCGAACGCGCTCGGAGCCACCGACGACCCGAAGGGTGACGACAAGTGA
- the coxB gene encoding cytochrome c oxidase subunit II gives MHSQTPPSRSRRTRIGAISLSVLVVLALSGCSEEAQRGFLPGYSDGPVTNHTDRITNMWVGSWAALLVVGLITWGLMLWCVVAYRKRKDDHQLPVQTRYHIPLEMMYTAIPIIMIGVLFYFTQRDMAEIRDTSDTPDVTIQVVGKQWSWDFNYLDDDVYESGVHASDVSKLGGTTSLDGAVGTDESLPTLYLPVGEKVELILDSRDVIHSFWVPAFLDKLDMIPHRTNKMHVTPERIGFYAGKCAELCGEHHSGMLFNVAIVPRAEYDAAMEALRAKGQTGALGMDLVRQQDDANLSSTEGEK, from the coding sequence TTGCACTCGCAGACTCCCCCCAGCCGCAGCCGGCGCACGAGGATCGGAGCGATCTCGCTCTCGGTCCTCGTCGTGCTCGCGCTGTCCGGATGCTCCGAGGAGGCCCAGCGCGGCTTCCTTCCCGGGTACTCCGACGGGCCGGTGACGAACCACACCGACCGCATCACCAACATGTGGGTCGGCTCGTGGGCCGCTCTTCTCGTCGTGGGCCTCATCACGTGGGGCCTCATGCTCTGGTGCGTGGTCGCCTACCGCAAGCGCAAGGACGACCACCAGCTGCCCGTCCAGACGCGGTACCACATCCCGCTCGAGATGATGTACACGGCCATCCCGATCATCATGATCGGCGTGCTGTTCTACTTCACGCAGCGCGACATGGCCGAGATCCGCGACACCTCCGACACCCCGGACGTGACCATCCAGGTCGTCGGCAAGCAGTGGAGCTGGGACTTCAACTACCTTGACGACGACGTCTACGAGTCCGGCGTCCACGCGAGCGACGTCTCCAAGCTCGGCGGCACGACGAGCCTCGACGGCGCGGTGGGCACCGACGAGTCCCTGCCGACCCTCTACCTGCCTGTCGGCGAGAAGGTCGAGCTCATCCTCGACTCCCGCGACGTCATCCACTCGTTCTGGGTGCCCGCGTTCCTCGACAAGCTCGACATGATCCCGCACCGCACGAACAAGATGCACGTCACCCCCGAGCGCATCGGCTTCTACGCCGGCAAGTGCGCCGAGCTCTGTGGCGAGCACCACTCGGGCATGCTCTTCAACGTCGCGATCGTCCCGCGCGCCGAGTACGACGCCGCGATGGAGGCCCTCCGCGCCAAGGGCCAGACCGGCGCCCTCGGCATGGACCTGGTCCGCCAGCAGGACGACGCCAACCTCTCGTCCACGGAAGGTGAGAAGTGA
- a CDS encoding cysteine desulfurase family protein, with the protein MTPTTPSAPASPRVVLDAGGAAPLLPETLEALYAARLEAWSGPRRLHSEGRRANLLLGAARETVAAAVGARTEEVRFAPSHTAALHAAVGAIAPARRRIGRRIVASAVERSAVLAAAEHTSPDEVTLVPVDSLGRVDADAFGTAVAGEGVGLACLQHANAEVGTLQPVSAVHAAARTAGVPLLVDAGASLGHVDVGPSWDVLIADPADWGGPDGVGVLVVRAGVRARVLTPEDPDPWFPGGASTAVAFAAAVSLAAARSRQAAEDARLRALVARIRERVPTLVPDVDVVGDPTDRLPHVLTFSCLYVDGEAILGELDAAGFAVGSGSACTSLTLRPSHVLAAMGALTQGNVRITLHPGVSEDDVERFCAVLPGAVARVRARLGADLP; encoded by the coding sequence GTGACCCCGACCACCCCATCAGCCCCCGCCTCCCCCCGCGTCGTCCTCGACGCCGGGGGCGCCGCACCGCTTCTGCCGGAGACGCTCGAGGCGCTCTACGCCGCTCGCCTCGAGGCCTGGTCGGGTCCCCGACGGCTGCACTCCGAGGGGCGGCGCGCGAACCTCCTCCTCGGTGCGGCACGCGAGACCGTCGCGGCCGCCGTCGGGGCACGCACCGAGGAGGTGCGCTTCGCGCCGTCGCACACGGCGGCGCTCCACGCGGCCGTCGGGGCGATCGCTCCCGCGCGACGGCGTATCGGTCGGCGCATCGTCGCGAGCGCCGTCGAGCGTTCCGCCGTCCTCGCCGCGGCCGAGCACACGTCGCCCGACGAGGTGACCCTGGTCCCGGTCGACAGTCTGGGACGAGTCGACGCGGACGCCTTCGGGACGGCGGTCGCAGGCGAGGGCGTCGGGCTCGCGTGCCTCCAGCACGCCAACGCCGAGGTCGGCACGCTGCAGCCCGTCTCGGCGGTCCATGCCGCTGCGCGCACGGCAGGCGTGCCGCTGCTCGTCGACGCCGGCGCGTCGCTCGGCCACGTCGACGTCGGTCCGTCGTGGGACGTCCTCATCGCGGACCCTGCGGACTGGGGCGGCCCCGACGGCGTGGGCGTCCTCGTCGTCCGTGCCGGGGTCCGCGCCCGGGTCCTCACCCCTGAGGACCCGGACCCGTGGTTCCCCGGCGGCGCGAGCACGGCGGTCGCGTTCGCCGCCGCGGTCTCGCTCGCCGCGGCCCGCTCGCGGCAGGCGGCCGAGGACGCACGGCTGCGCGCGCTCGTCGCACGCATCCGGGAGCGCGTCCCGACGCTCGTGCCCGACGTCGACGTCGTGGGCGACCCGACGGACCGGCTCCCCCACGTCCTGACTTTCTCGTGCCTCTACGTCGACGGCGAGGCGATCCTCGGCGAGCTCGACGCGGCCGGCTTCGCGGTCGGCTCGGGTTCTGCGTGCACGTCCCTCACGCTCCGGCCGAGCCATGTGCTCGCCGCGATGGGCGCGCTCACGCAGGGCAACGTGCGAATCACGCTCCACCCGGGCGTCTCGGAGGACGACGTCGAGCGCTTCTGCGCCGTCCTGCCCGGCGCCGTCGCCCGCGTGCGCGCACGGCTCGGCGCCGACCTGCCCTGA
- the erpA gene encoding iron-sulfur cluster insertion protein ErpA, translating into MSETSQTTETTHGVDLTDVAADKVRSLLEQEGRDDLRLRVAVQPGGCSGLIYQLYFDERLLDGDATRDFGGVEVVVDKMSVPYLEGASIDFADTIEKQGFTIDNPNAGSSCACGDSFS; encoded by the coding sequence ATGAGCGAGACTTCGCAGACCACCGAGACCACGCACGGCGTGGACCTCACCGACGTCGCCGCGGACAAGGTCCGCAGCCTCCTCGAGCAGGAGGGGCGCGACGACCTCCGCCTCCGTGTCGCGGTGCAGCCGGGCGGCTGCTCCGGACTCATCTACCAGCTCTACTTCGACGAGCGTCTGCTCGACGGCGACGCGACGCGCGACTTCGGCGGCGTCGAGGTCGTCGTCGACAAGATGTCCGTCCCGTACCTCGAGGGCGCGTCGATCGACTTCGCCGACACGATCGAGAAGCAGGGCTTCACGATCGACAACCCCAACGCGGGCAGCTCGTGCGCGTGCGGTGACTCCTTCAGCTGA
- a CDS encoding glycerate kinase has product MVVDVVPLADGRPGTAEALGGMTDVVVLSDASLAAPGTDPAEAASRGSSRALGTLLASALGTEARTVLLALGRAPATTVPWADGGAGLLVGLAEGLGTPVPDAARLDRGGPALRGVSSADLPDLGALRRALAGRDVRVAHLAPDALLGLGGLAGSLTPDVLDAASSQELERSLGDLVHAIAAARAGTLVGRDLLGGAAAPTTSARAVADHARELGALRGGAAGGGAALALAALGVPLVPAATLVADLAGVAGRVAAADLVVVLVPLLDGDESHDGVLPVVAEAALDAAVPVVVLAGTSLSGRREWSALGVAAVHETGWRSADDVVGPDGTTLDDASDRVARVARTWRL; this is encoded by the coding sequence GTGGTCGTCGACGTCGTCCCGCTCGCCGACGGGCGTCCGGGCACCGCCGAGGCGCTCGGTGGCATGACCGACGTCGTCGTCCTCTCGGACGCGTCCCTCGCCGCGCCCGGGACCGACCCTGCCGAGGCCGCGTCACGCGGCTCGTCGCGGGCTCTCGGAACGCTCCTCGCGTCCGCGCTCGGGACCGAGGCGCGCACGGTGCTCCTTGCTCTCGGCCGCGCGCCGGCGACGACGGTCCCGTGGGCCGACGGCGGTGCCGGGCTGCTGGTCGGGCTCGCCGAGGGCCTCGGGACTCCCGTACCGGACGCGGCGCGGCTCGATCGGGGCGGCCCGGCGCTGCGCGGAGTGTCCTCCGCCGACCTGCCCGACCTCGGCGCGCTGCGTCGTGCCCTCGCGGGGCGCGACGTCCGCGTCGCCCACCTCGCGCCCGACGCGCTCCTCGGCCTCGGCGGCCTGGCAGGCAGCCTCACCCCCGACGTCCTCGATGCCGCGTCGTCGCAGGAGCTCGAGCGCTCCCTCGGCGACCTCGTCCATGCGATCGCCGCCGCACGTGCGGGCACGCTCGTCGGACGCGACCTGCTCGGCGGGGCGGCGGCACCGACGACGAGCGCGCGCGCCGTCGCCGACCATGCCCGGGAGCTCGGGGCGCTCAGGGGCGGCGCGGCCGGCGGGGGAGCGGCGCTCGCTCTCGCCGCGCTCGGCGTGCCGCTCGTCCCGGCGGCGACCCTCGTCGCCGACCTTGCGGGCGTCGCGGGGCGCGTGGCGGCAGCTGACCTCGTCGTCGTGCTCGTCCCCCTGCTCGACGGCGACGAGTCGCACGACGGCGTGCTTCCCGTCGTCGCGGAGGCGGCGCTCGACGCCGCGGTCCCCGTCGTCGTCCTCGCGGGGACGTCACTGTCCGGGCGTCGTGAGTGGTCCGCGCTCGGCGTCGCGGCGGTCCACGAGACCGGCTGGCGCTCCGCCGACGACGTAGTCGGTCCCGACGGCACGACGCTCGACGACGCCTCGGACAGGGTCGCGCGCGTCGCCCGGACCTGGCGGCTCTGA
- the nadA gene encoding quinolinate synthase NadA: MPGVTTNATFSEPAPSALLLLGQGTDLASERGVECTGDLPPASSPDLVERARAAKAALGDRVFVLGHHYQRDEVIEFADVTGDSFKLAREAAARPEAEFIVFCGVHFMAESADILTTADQQVVLPDLAAGCSMADMATIDQVEDAWDVLVEAGVADLTVPVTYMNSTAAIKAFTGRHGGTVCTSSNAHVALRWAFDKVGGVDGTGKVLFMPDQHLGRNTALGALGMAPEDCVVFDPRKPDGGLTAQQLRDARMILWRGHCSVHGRFSPQNVVDVRAAVPDVTVMVHPECRNEVVALADKVGSTEFIIKALDAAEPGSSWAIGTELNLVRRLAKAHPDKQVHYLDSTVCFCSTMNRIDLPHLVWSLEQLVAGTVPNRIVVDADDAHWARVALDQMLALPGV; encoded by the coding sequence ATACCGGGCGTGACGACGAACGCGACCTTCTCCGAGCCCGCCCCCTCCGCGCTCCTGCTCCTCGGGCAGGGGACCGACCTCGCGTCCGAGCGCGGGGTCGAGTGCACGGGCGACCTCCCGCCCGCGAGCAGCCCCGACCTCGTGGAGCGCGCGCGTGCGGCGAAGGCCGCGCTCGGCGATCGCGTCTTCGTCCTCGGTCACCACTACCAGCGCGACGAGGTCATCGAGTTCGCCGACGTCACGGGAGACTCGTTCAAGCTGGCGCGGGAGGCCGCGGCGCGGCCCGAGGCCGAGTTCATCGTCTTCTGCGGCGTGCACTTCATGGCGGAGTCCGCGGACATCCTCACGACCGCCGACCAGCAGGTCGTCCTCCCGGACCTCGCTGCCGGCTGCTCGATGGCTGACATGGCGACGATCGACCAGGTCGAGGACGCCTGGGACGTGCTCGTCGAGGCTGGGGTCGCGGACCTCACCGTCCCGGTGACGTACATGAACTCGACCGCGGCGATCAAGGCGTTCACCGGGCGCCACGGCGGCACCGTCTGCACGTCGTCGAACGCGCACGTCGCGCTGCGATGGGCCTTCGACAAGGTCGGCGGCGTCGACGGCACGGGCAAGGTCCTCTTCATGCCGGACCAGCACCTGGGCCGCAACACCGCGCTCGGCGCGCTCGGCATGGCGCCTGAGGACTGCGTCGTGTTCGACCCCCGCAAGCCGGACGGCGGCCTCACGGCGCAGCAGCTCCGTGACGCGCGGATGATTCTGTGGCGCGGGCACTGCTCGGTGCACGGCCGCTTCTCCCCGCAGAACGTCGTCGACGTGCGCGCGGCGGTCCCGGACGTCACGGTCATGGTCCACCCCGAGTGTCGCAACGAGGTCGTCGCGCTCGCCGACAAGGTCGGCTCGACGGAGTTCATCATCAAGGCGCTCGACGCGGCCGAGCCCGGTTCGTCGTGGGCGATCGGCACGGAGCTCAACCTCGTGCGCCGGCTCGCGAAGGCCCACCCGGACAAGCAGGTGCACTACCTCGACTCGACCGTGTGCTTCTGCTCGACGATGAACCGCATCGACCTGCCGCACCTGGTGTGGTCGCTCGAGCAGCTCGTCGCGGGGACGGTGCCCAACCGCATCGTCGTCGACGCTGACGACGCCCACTGGGCGCGTGTCGCGCTCGACCAGATGCTCGCGCTGCCCGGGGTCTGA
- a CDS encoding acyl-CoA thioesterase: protein MFRTIQLALATSRPRRPVPGLDLLGTSVTRMRVNIGDLDLYRHVNNGIYLQMMDVARINYIADLGLMPELGRRGWYPVVANSTMYYRRSLTLGQRFEIRTRTLGWDDRCVFLEQTFHRGDEQIVRGVVAGRFLSRDHSRVAGSDVAAAAGHTEASPVLPADVAAWADAFDIVHRPR, encoded by the coding sequence GTGTTCCGAACGATTCAGCTCGCGCTCGCAACCTCTCGCCCACGTCGACCCGTGCCAGGGCTCGACCTCCTCGGCACGTCCGTCACACGCATGCGCGTCAACATCGGCGACCTCGACCTCTACCGCCACGTCAACAACGGCATCTACCTGCAGATGATGGACGTCGCGCGCATCAACTACATCGCCGACCTCGGTCTCATGCCCGAGCTCGGGCGGCGCGGCTGGTACCCGGTCGTCGCGAACTCGACGATGTACTACCGACGCTCCCTCACGCTCGGCCAACGGTTCGAGATCCGCACGCGCACCCTCGGCTGGGACGACCGCTGCGTCTTCCTCGAGCAGACCTTCCACCGCGGCGACGAGCAGATCGTCCGTGGCGTCGTCGCCGGGCGCTTCCTCTCGCGCGACCACAGCCGCGTCGCCGGCTCCGACGTCGCCGCGGCGGCCGGCCACACCGAGGCCTCCCCCGTGCTCCCGGCGGACGTCGCCGCGTGGGCCGACGCGTTCGACATCGTCCACCGGCCCCGCTGA
- a CDS encoding DUF3043 domain-containing protein, giving the protein MFKKNRPAADVTPQSVPEVAPELDHSTDARRKSGPTPRRSDVVASNKVPLVTDDRRAAAKAQRAEMRKQRDVEYQAMLSGDERHLPYRDKGPVKRFVRDWVDARRNLGEVFLFFALAMMVILFVTPLIASDAITIILMTFLYGVVLVTIADGFLLWRKLRKALVAKFGEDVDLKAQRWYAVTRAYQIRRARLPKPQVKHGQYPS; this is encoded by the coding sequence GTGTTCAAGAAGAACCGTCCCGCCGCGGACGTGACCCCACAGTCCGTGCCCGAGGTCGCGCCGGAGCTCGACCACTCGACCGACGCGCGCCGTAAGTCGGGGCCCACCCCTCGGCGCAGCGACGTCGTGGCCAGCAACAAGGTGCCCCTCGTCACCGACGACCGCCGGGCCGCCGCGAAGGCGCAGCGCGCCGAGATGCGCAAGCAGCGCGACGTCGAGTACCAGGCGATGCTCTCGGGCGACGAGCGCCACCTGCCCTACCGCGACAAGGGGCCGGTCAAGCGTTTCGTGCGCGACTGGGTCGACGCGCGACGCAACCTCGGCGAGGTGTTCCTCTTCTTCGCGCTCGCGATGATGGTCATCCTCTTCGTCACGCCGCTCATCGCGTCGGACGCCATCACGATCATCCTCATGACCTTCCTCTACGGCGTGGTCCTCGTGACGATCGCCGACGGCTTCCTCCTGTGGCGCAAGCTCCGCAAGGCGCTCGTCGCGAAGTTCGGCGAGGACGTCGACCTCAAGGCCCAGCGCTGGTACGCCGTGACGCGTGCATACCAGATCCGTCGGGCACGCCTGCCCAAGCCGCAGGTCAAGCACGGCCAGTACCCGTCCTGA
- a CDS encoding quinone-dependent dihydroorotate dehydrogenase — translation MYHLLFDHVFRKLDPERIHHLAHGAIRLAGRTPGVRDVLAARFRARPVVRAFGRTLAGPLGLAGGFDKNCTAVEGLTALGFSFIEVGTITAHAQPGNEAPRLWRHTDMRALRNRMGFNNLGAQAAATELARLRSTRNGRRAVVGVNIGKTKVTPADEAAGDYAMSARLLAPYADYLVVNVSSPNTPGLRDLQSVDSLRPILVAVREAADAAVTARTVPLLVKIAPDLADEDVDAVADLALELGLDGVVAVNTTIAHDLGPGGLSGPPELERGIEVVARLRERLGERPTIIGVGGISSPQDARRYLAAGANLVQAYTAFIYEGPFWASRVNRALVAASA, via the coding sequence GTGTATCACCTGCTGTTCGACCACGTCTTCAGGAAGTTGGACCCCGAGCGGATCCACCACCTCGCGCACGGGGCGATCCGGCTCGCCGGCCGGACCCCGGGGGTCCGTGACGTGCTCGCCGCGCGGTTCCGCGCACGCCCCGTGGTGCGTGCGTTCGGCCGGACGCTCGCGGGCCCCCTCGGGCTCGCGGGCGGCTTCGACAAGAACTGCACGGCGGTCGAGGGGCTCACCGCGCTCGGCTTCTCGTTCATCGAGGTCGGCACGATCACCGCGCACGCGCAGCCGGGCAACGAGGCTCCGCGCCTGTGGCGACACACCGACATGAGGGCCCTGCGCAACCGCATGGGCTTCAACAACCTCGGCGCCCAGGCGGCCGCCACGGAGCTGGCGCGCCTGCGCTCGACGCGGAACGGCCGCCGTGCCGTCGTCGGCGTCAACATCGGCAAGACGAAGGTCACGCCGGCCGACGAGGCCGCGGGGGACTACGCCATGAGCGCGCGGCTCCTCGCGCCCTACGCCGACTACCTCGTCGTCAACGTCTCCTCGCCCAACACTCCTGGTCTGCGCGACCTGCAGTCGGTCGACTCGCTGCGCCCCATCCTCGTCGCGGTGCGCGAGGCCGCGGACGCGGCGGTGACGGCGCGCACGGTGCCGCTGCTCGTGAAGATCGCCCCGGACCTCGCGGACGAGGACGTCGACGCGGTCGCGGACCTTGCCCTCGAGCTCGGGCTCGACGGCGTCGTCGCGGTCAACACGACGATCGCGCACGACCTCGGCCCCGGCGGCCTCTCGGGCCCGCCCGAGCTCGAGCGCGGCATCGAGGTCGTCGCCCGCCTGCGCGAGCGTCTTGGCGAGCGCCCGACCATCATCGGCGTCGGAGGGATCTCGAGCCCGCAGGACGCCCGTCGCTACCTGGCGGCCGGGGCGAACCTCGTCCAGGCGTACACGGCCTTCATCTACGAGGGCCCGTTCTGGGCGTCGCGCGTCAACCGCGCGCTCGTCGCGGCCTCGGCGTGA
- a CDS encoding leucyl aminopeptidase has product MADLTLTGKNPFSLAADALVVATANVDDAVVVLGDVPDAVRAVAEHALTLGVSGSLDEVVRVPAPAGVEAAVLVLAGVGSGTPDAEALRRAAGAAVRTLGGGRTVLALPADDAASVAAIAEGALLGAYAFDRYRSADEAARPTVLELASPAARTRAAKDAVERAEIVTTAINATRDLVNAAPNDLFPAAFADAAKAAAKGTSVKVTVLEEKALLAGGYGGIMGVGQGSTRGPRLVKVAYVPSRPAARVALVGKGITFDTGGISIKPAKGMEAMKSDMAGAAAVLSTVVAAARLGGDVAVTGYLCLAENMPGGGAQRPADVITIRGGTTVEVLNTDAEGRLVMADGLVTAVEDGTDVVLDIATLTGAQIIALGDRVSGVMGTDDVRGEVVTAAEVAGEQFWPMPLPAELRPSLDSKVADIANIGGRAGGMLTAGLFLQEFTDGTPWAHLDIAGPAFNEGSAYGYTPVGGTGVGVRTLLAFVEGRSAKA; this is encoded by the coding sequence GTGGCTGACCTGACTCTCACCGGCAAGAATCCCTTCTCCCTCGCCGCCGACGCGCTCGTCGTCGCGACGGCGAACGTCGACGACGCGGTCGTCGTCCTCGGCGACGTCCCCGACGCTGTGCGCGCCGTCGCGGAGCACGCGCTGACGCTCGGCGTCTCGGGCTCCCTCGACGAGGTCGTGCGCGTCCCCGCCCCCGCAGGGGTCGAGGCCGCCGTGCTCGTCCTCGCGGGCGTCGGCTCCGGCACGCCCGACGCCGAGGCGCTTCGCCGGGCCGCCGGCGCCGCCGTCCGCACGCTCGGCGGCGGTCGCACGGTCCTCGCGCTCCCGGCCGACGACGCCGCGTCCGTCGCGGCGATCGCCGAGGGCGCGCTCCTCGGTGCGTACGCGTTCGACCGCTACCGCTCGGCCGACGAGGCCGCGCGCCCGACGGTCCTCGAGCTCGCGTCGCCCGCGGCCCGCACCCGCGCCGCCAAGGACGCCGTCGAGCGCGCCGAGATCGTCACGACCGCGATCAACGCGACCCGTGACCTCGTCAACGCAGCGCCCAACGACCTCTTCCCCGCGGCATTCGCGGACGCGGCCAAGGCCGCCGCGAAGGGCACGAGCGTCAAGGTCACCGTTCTCGAGGAGAAGGCCCTCCTCGCGGGCGGCTACGGCGGCATCATGGGCGTCGGCCAGGGCTCCACGCGTGGCCCGCGCCTCGTCAAGGTCGCCTACGTCCCGAGCCGCCCGGCCGCGCGCGTCGCGCTCGTCGGCAAGGGCATCACGTTCGACACGGGCGGCATCTCGATCAAGCCCGCCAAGGGCATGGAGGCCATGAAGTCCGACATGGCCGGCGCCGCCGCGGTCCTGTCGACCGTCGTCGCCGCTGCACGCCTCGGCGGCGACGTCGCCGTCACCGGCTACCTCTGCCTCGCCGAGAACATGCCGGGTGGCGGCGCGCAGCGTCCCGCCGACGTCATCACGATCCGCGGCGGCACGACCGTCGAGGTCCTCAACACGGACGCCGAGGGCCGCCTCGTCATGGCCGACGGTCTCGTGACCGCGGTCGAGGACGGCACCGACGTCGTCCTCGACATCGCGACGCTCACCGGTGCGCAGATCATCGCGCTCGGCGACCGCGTCTCCGGCGTCATGGGCACCGACGACGTCCGCGGCGAGGTCGTCACGGCGGCCGAGGTCGCGGGCGAGCAGTTCTGGCCCATGCCGCTGCCCGCCGAGCTGCGCCCGTCGCTCGACTCGAAGGTCGCCGACATCGCGAACATCGGCGGCCGCGCAGGTGGCATGCTCACGGCCGGCCTGTTCCTCCAGGAGTTCACCGACGGCACGCCGTGGGCGCACCTCGACATCGCGGGGCCCGCGTTCAACGAGGGCTCTGCATACGGCTACACGCCCGTCGGCGGCACCGGCGTCGGCGTCCGCACGCTCCTCGCGTTCGTCGAGGGTCGCTCCGCGAAGGCCTGA